A DNA window from Microcystis aeruginosa NIES-843 contains the following coding sequences:
- a CDS encoding pre-16S rRNA-processing nuclease YqgF codes for MCILGFDPGKDKCGIAVRSSTGKIYTHEVIASSQAIERLASLCQQYPLELLVMGNQTTSKSWRQKIAARITIPITLVDERNSTLEARDRYWQMFPPKGLQKLIPQGMRLPDRPIDDIVAILLIERHLQSK; via the coding sequence ATGTGTATTCTCGGTTTTGATCCGGGTAAGGATAAATGTGGGATCGCGGTCAGGTCATCGACGGGGAAAATTTATACCCATGAGGTGATAGCATCGTCACAAGCGATCGAGCGTTTAGCTAGTCTCTGTCAACAATATCCGCTCGAATTATTGGTGATGGGGAACCAAACCACCTCGAAAAGTTGGCGCCAAAAAATTGCCGCTCGTATCACCATCCCGATTACTCTAGTAGATGAACGCAATAGTACCCTAGAAGCGCGCGATCGCTATTGGCAAATGTTCCCCCCCAAAGGATTACAGAAACTCATCCCCCAAGGTATGCGTCTTCCCGATCGCCCCATTGATGATATAGTGGCGATTCTGCTGATCGAACGTCATTTACAGTCCAAATAA
- a CDS encoding UPF0175 family protein produces MIELTGSDSDNFMQITVDIPDEIAQRLGQTGDNLAHKLLEMVIADAYRAGILSTAEVGRILQLPSRLETHAFLKRMGVYLNYDETELERDLQTLKELRAK; encoded by the coding sequence ATGATAGAACTAACTGGTAGCGACTCCGATAATTTTATGCAAATCACTGTTGATATTCCCGACGAAATCGCCCAGAGATTAGGTCAAACAGGCGATAATTTGGCTCATAAACTGCTGGAAATGGTTATTGCTGATGCTTACCGTGCCGGTATCTTGAGTACGGCCGAAGTTGGACGCATCCTTCAATTACCTTCTCGGTTAGAAACTCATGCCTTTTTAAAGCGGATGGGAGTCTATCTGAATTATGATGAAACTGAACTGGAACGCGATTTGCAAACTCTCAAAGAACTCAGAGCGAAATGA
- a CDS encoding DUF3368 domain-containing protein yields the protein MIILDDKAGRQIASERGLRIIGLLGIVKDAAQFGLLDLRVTFERLQEAGFWVAPSLLERLLRQQ from the coding sequence TTGATTATTTTAGATGACAAAGCAGGGAGGCAAATTGCTTCGGAGCGTGGCTTAAGAATTATTGGACTTTTGGGCATTGTCAAAGATGCTGCCCAATTCGGATTGCTCGATTTAAGAGTAACCTTTGAACGTCTCCAAGAAGCTGGCTTTTGGGTTGCACCCAGCCTACTCGAACGACTTTTGCGGCAGCAATAG
- a CDS encoding helix-turn-helix domain-containing protein: MRGKMTLTLNRDTYGRLLAEYLPKVIENDAENEQAINLAEALSHRENRSLEETTLLNLLLTLIEKYEQDHYPLEESEPHSILWELMEANNLQEKDLSDILGSKTIVSDILIGQQIITEKQAVKLGQFFHVDSSLFLSTQ; encoded by the coding sequence ATGAGGGGAAAAATGACCCTTACTTTGAACCGTGATACCTACGGAAGGTTACTAGCCGAGTATCTACCAAAAGTAATAGAAAACGATGCAGAAAACGAACAGGCTATTAACCTAGCTGAGGCCTTATCTCATCGAGAAAATCGCAGTCTAGAAGAAACCACCTTGTTAAATTTACTCTTGACTTTAATCGAAAAATACGAACAAGATCATTATCCCCTTGAAGAATCAGAACCCCATTCAATACTCTGGGAACTCATGGAAGCTAACAACTTACAAGAAAAAGATTTATCAGATATACTAGGTTCAAAAACAATAGTTTCTGATATTCTTATTGGCCAACAAATAATAACAGAAAAACAAGCTGTAAAGTTAGGACAGTTTTTTCACGTTGACTCAAGTTTATTTTTATCTACTCAGTAA
- a CDS encoding DUF2811 domain-containing protein, with protein MNTSVSILAEIPEILHQSLQQYLETHPGWDQDGVFTAALSFFLLNCQSSERMNFEEQNSCAKVYLETLFQRSEC; from the coding sequence ATGAATACATCAGTCAGTATCTTGGCAGAAATCCCCGAAATCCTCCACCAATCCCTACAACAATATCTAGAAACTCACCCCGGTTGGGATCAAGATGGTGTGTTTACGGCGGCTCTATCATTTTTTCTACTTAATTGTCAATCCTCCGAAAGGATGAATTTTGAGGAGCAAAATAGCTGTGCCAAGGTTTATCTAGAAACTTTGTTCCAGCGCTCGGAGTGCTAA
- the gshA gene encoding glutamate--cysteine ligase yields MLLSKGFEVEMYTGTAAGEIIGLSDRIVKDLDGFVREPDSRNVEYTTAPMTNYDRLLCATLKPRLALRRYLRRLGDYTLIPGSTLSLGDSQHFYRSDPHNPYHDYIEQTYGTNVVTASIHINVGISDYEDLMRACRLIRLEAPLYLALSASSPFLDGKITGSHSRRWQVFPQTPAYVPLFESHQHFVTWTEEQLKLGTMQNVRHLWVSVRPNGSNRPYNLNRLELRICDLIANPISLLAVMAFLEARLTQLLQAPQLDPLILSQLPSSNRSEDLLTLTQENEQAAARFSLDATLRHWYDGREILARDWIKDLYVQVYPIAKEKGFSCFLSPLQKILREGNTAQQWLKQYDQGMDVKSIIKQAIITLEEQERELEHKLCQHILVA; encoded by the coding sequence ATGCTCCTAAGTAAAGGTTTTGAAGTGGAAATGTACACCGGAACAGCAGCCGGAGAAATTATCGGTTTATCCGATCGCATTGTCAAGGATTTAGATGGTTTTGTCCGGGAACCGGATAGTCGTAACGTAGAATATACTACGGCTCCCATGACTAACTATGACCGTCTTTTATGCGCTACTTTAAAACCTCGTCTCGCTCTACGGCGATATTTGCGTCGTTTAGGCGATTATACCCTCATCCCTGGCAGTACCCTCTCCTTGGGCGATAGTCAACATTTTTATCGCAGTGACCCCCACAATCCCTATCATGACTATATTGAACAGACCTACGGCACTAATGTAGTCACGGCCAGTATTCATATTAACGTCGGTATTAGCGATTATGAGGATTTAATGCGTGCCTGTCGCTTAATTCGCCTAGAAGCTCCTTTATACTTGGCTTTAAGTGCTTCTTCTCCCTTTCTCGACGGTAAAATCACCGGTTCCCATTCCCGTCGTTGGCAAGTTTTCCCCCAAACTCCCGCTTATGTTCCCCTCTTTGAAAGTCATCAACATTTTGTCACTTGGACCGAGGAACAATTAAAACTCGGTACGATGCAGAATGTTCGTCATCTCTGGGTGTCGGTACGTCCTAACGGTAGCAATCGTCCCTATAATCTCAATCGTCTAGAATTGCGAATTTGTGACCTGATTGCTAATCCTATTAGTTTATTAGCAGTTATGGCTTTTTTAGAGGCCCGTTTAACTCAACTTTTACAAGCTCCCCAATTAGACCCCTTAATTTTAAGTCAATTACCCAGCAGCAATCGCAGCGAGGATTTATTAACTTTAACCCAAGAAAACGAACAGGCTGCCGCTCGTTTTAGTCTTGATGCCACCCTGAGACATTGGTACGATGGCCGAGAAATCTTAGCTAGGGATTGGATTAAAGACCTCTATGTTCAAGTTTATCCGATCGCTAAAGAAAAGGGTTTTAGTTGTTTCCTCTCTCCCCTACAAAAAATCCTCCGCGAAGGTAACACTGCACAACAATGGTTAAAACAATACGACCAAGGTATGGATGTTAAAAGTATTATCAAACAGGCGATTATTACCCTAGAAGAACAGGAACGAGAGTTAGAACATAAATTATGTCAGCATATTCTAGTTGCGTGA
- a CDS encoding DUF2103 domain-containing protein, producing MNNGRLVWNHSTHIPGLIAVLEKLITYQGITTVTPGVLSRSKGHCPRLQLRISVPIRGGFKLIARTGKSVQEVFVITDLNQEDLEMAIQACLGK from the coding sequence ATGAATAATGGTCGCTTAGTTTGGAATCATTCTACTCATATTCCGGGGTTGATTGCGGTATTAGAAAAGTTAATTACTTATCAGGGAATCACCACTGTCACCCCGGGGGTACTTTCTCGCTCAAAAGGTCATTGTCCGCGGTTACAATTGCGGATATCAGTGCCGATTCGTGGTGGTTTTAAGCTGATTGCGAGGACAGGAAAAAGTGTTCAGGAGGTCTTTGTTATTACCGATTTAAACCAAGAGGATTTAGAAATGGCTATCCAAGCTTGTTTAGGAAAATAA
- a CDS encoding YggT family protein, which produces MDTAIALSWTLAIILGLMTLLFILRIVLTWNPQVDLNSFPFNIIAWPTEPFLIPVRKLIPPLGGVDISPIIWVGICTLLREILLGQQGLITMALK; this is translated from the coding sequence ATGGACACAGCGATCGCATTAAGTTGGACATTGGCAATTATCTTAGGGTTGATGACCCTTTTGTTTATCTTACGGATCGTGCTGACTTGGAATCCACAGGTAGATTTAAATAGCTTTCCCTTTAATATTATTGCCTGGCCCACAGAACCTTTTTTAATCCCCGTGCGTAAACTCATACCCCCCTTAGGAGGAGTTGACATTTCTCCAATTATTTGGGTGGGAATTTGTACGCTGCTGCGGGAAATTCTTCTCGGTCAACAGGGTTTAATTACCATGGCCTTAAAATAA
- a CDS encoding universal stress protein yields MFKNIVVALDCGELSDRVLDSLNSLSLTANSCLILTHILGKEGDESPVDRPHPSREIIEDQLRCYQSQIAAPSEIEVIFGDPAEEIIRLANIYHADLIVIGSRGLTGVQRVIEDSVSSLVVAEATCSVLVVKA; encoded by the coding sequence ATGTTTAAAAATATCGTTGTTGCCTTAGATTGTGGGGAATTATCGGATCGAGTCCTTGATTCCTTGAATTCCCTTTCTCTAACGGCAAATTCTTGCCTCATCCTCACCCATATCCTCGGCAAGGAGGGAGATGAATCGCCAGTTGATCGCCCTCACCCCTCCCGTGAGATCATTGAAGATCAATTGCGCTGCTATCAATCCCAGATTGCTGCCCCTAGTGAAATCGAGGTCATCTTTGGTGATCCAGCGGAGGAAATTATTCGTTTAGCTAATATCTATCATGCTGATCTGATCGTGATCGGCAGCCGGGGATTAACGGGAGTTCAACGGGTGATCGAAGATTCTGTTAGTAGTCTCGTGGTGGCAGAAGCTACCTGTTCAGTATTGGTGGTAAAAGCATAG
- the fumC gene encoding class II fumarate hydratase, translating to MTEFRIEKDSMGEIPVPADKLWGAQTQRSLQYFSIGDNLMPREMIGSYAILKKACAIVNQQKNRLSQERKNLICQVCDEILAGQHADNFPLYVWMTGSGTQFNMNINEVISNRCSQLTGNPLGSKTPVDPNDHVNMSQSTNDSFPSAMYIAVALAVKEKLIPSLQLLRNSLDEKAQLWANIVKIGRTHLQDATPLTLGQEFSGYVGLLDDGSDWLEKCLEKVYRLSLGGTAVGTGINAPPDFDRDVAAEIANLTKLPFITAPNKFTVQGSHDALVFLSGGLKTIASSLYKIANDIRLLSCGPRCGLGELQLPENEPGSSIMPGKVNPTQCEALSMIALQVMANDLAVTMGGAGGHLEMNVYKPLLIHNLMQSIRLLTDGCANFCQFLVKGMTANQKQIETFLNQSLMLVTALSPVIGYQKAAYVAHYALEKDLTLKVAALQLGYIKEADFDRIVDPAKMVNPYVADG from the coding sequence ATGACAGAATTTCGCATCGAGAAAGACAGCATGGGAGAAATTCCCGTCCCTGCCGATAAACTTTGGGGAGCGCAGACCCAAAGATCCCTACAATACTTTAGTATCGGTGATAATCTCATGCCCCGGGAGATGATCGGGTCCTATGCCATTCTCAAAAAAGCCTGTGCGATTGTCAATCAGCAAAAAAATCGTCTCAGTCAGGAGAGAAAAAACCTTATCTGTCAAGTCTGCGATGAAATTTTAGCCGGACAACACGCAGATAACTTTCCCCTCTACGTTTGGATGACGGGAAGTGGCACCCAGTTTAACATGAACATCAACGAAGTCATCTCCAATCGTTGTAGTCAACTGACGGGGAATCCTCTGGGTAGCAAAACTCCCGTGGATCCCAACGATCATGTTAATATGTCCCAATCGACTAATGATTCCTTTCCCTCGGCCATGTATATTGCCGTTGCCTTGGCAGTCAAGGAAAAATTAATTCCCAGTCTGCAACTATTACGGAATAGTCTCGATGAAAAGGCGCAATTATGGGCAAATATAGTTAAAATTGGTCGCACTCACCTACAGGATGCCACCCCTTTAACCCTCGGACAAGAATTCTCCGGTTATGTGGGTTTATTGGATGATGGCAGCGATTGGCTAGAAAAATGTCTAGAAAAAGTCTATCGTTTATCCTTGGGAGGAACTGCCGTCGGTACGGGAATTAATGCTCCCCCAGATTTTGATCGAGATGTGGCTGCCGAAATCGCTAATCTGACCAAATTACCTTTTATTACCGCCCCTAATAAGTTTACCGTGCAAGGTTCCCACGATGCTCTAGTTTTCTTGAGCGGGGGATTGAAAACTATCGCTAGTTCCCTGTATAAAATTGCTAATGATATCCGTTTACTTAGCTGTGGTCCCCGTTGTGGATTAGGAGAATTACAGCTGCCGGAAAACGAACCGGGTTCTTCAATTATGCCGGGGAAAGTTAATCCCACCCAATGCGAAGCTTTATCGATGATAGCATTGCAGGTGATGGCTAATGATTTAGCGGTGACGATGGGAGGCGCCGGAGGACATCTGGAAATGAATGTCTATAAACCGCTGTTGATTCATAATCTCATGCAGTCTATCCGTTTGCTCACTGATGGTTGCGCTAATTTCTGTCAGTTTTTGGTTAAGGGGATGACTGCTAATCAAAAACAAATTGAGACTTTTTTAAATCAATCCTTGATGCTGGTGACTGCCTTAAGTCCCGTGATTGGCTACCAAAAGGCTGCCTACGTCGCTCATTATGCCCTAGAAAAGGATTTAACCCTGAAAGTGGCAGCCTTGCAACTGGGATACATCAAGGAAGCGGATTTTGATCGCATTGTTGACCCCGCTAAGATGGTCAATCCCTACGTTGCCGATGGTTAA
- the pth gene encoding aminoacyl-tRNA hydrolase, producing the protein MNSDKTPNLIIPQLIIGLGNPEPKYDRTRHNIGFEAVDSLARDWGLSWQENKRFQGFIAEGDSPLPGKIRLLKPQTYMNRSGQSVRSVLDWYKLAPESILVIYDDMDLPLGRLRIRLSGSAGGHNGIKSMIAHVGTENFARLRIGIGKSTEKATISHVLGRFTPQENEVILKVLDLSRKAIELGLKQGLQKAMSLYNNQSVEIGSDLC; encoded by the coding sequence ATGAATTCCGATAAAACCCCTAATTTAATCATTCCTCAGCTAATTATCGGTTTGGGTAATCCCGAACCCAAATATGATCGCACCCGTCATAATATCGGTTTTGAAGCTGTGGACTCATTAGCACGGGATTGGGGGCTATCTTGGCAGGAAAACAAGCGATTTCAAGGTTTTATTGCCGAAGGTGACAGTCCTCTCCCGGGCAAAATTCGTCTCTTGAAACCCCAAACCTATATGAATCGCTCCGGGCAATCGGTGCGATCGGTGCTGGACTGGTATAAACTAGCTCCAGAGTCGATTTTAGTCATTTACGATGATATGGATCTGCCCCTAGGCCGGTTGAGAATCCGTCTATCGGGATCGGCTGGCGGACACAACGGTATTAAATCAATGATTGCCCACGTTGGCACGGAAAACTTCGCTCGTTTACGCATAGGAATCGGTAAATCAACCGAAAAAGCGACAATTTCCCACGTTTTAGGCCGATTCACCCCCCAAGAAAACGAAGTCATCTTGAAAGTGTTAGACTTGTCCAGAAAAGCGATCGAACTTGGTCTCAAACAAGGGTTACAAAAGGCAATGAGTCTCTACAATAATCAAAGTGTAGAGATTGGTTCTGATCTATGCTGA
- a CDS encoding pentapeptide repeat-containing protein, with product MGALLKGCWLLIIVFLFFCLHSLPSLAVVDRVPLTVTLLQERLSAPVLKEGMTTINLANLVIDIRDENKELQEQFYQQIQGQINRAKQPLGLDFSNSLIQGNFIASRLGLPTPLTKVALATLLSPTEEQLLQQDENFLFDSDEPVFNVTVFRGPVKLQGTVFMGEVDFSKTFFLQIVEVMEAKFSRESNWVESRFARVAKFTKATFMGDVNFSQSQFLNKAIFRTAHFKSITNFHRSHFTAEAYFDQTKYDKPADFTRTFWEKEANFSQSQWRDRPLFSKSRFLSLLTFRNATFEKSGAFRSSYFNGVVSFQDVKLLDQVDFSNSTFTKNSYLSVSGLAFDSDKAKILGDRGVIGQAIYLPTLTGNETVLRNLVRNFRSLEQIADANQIEYKTEKLRFQQLKQKLNNISVIRLINLTWVADFLHTSFLALLLLLSQDGTNFSLVFGTGIIIFAYFGCLFWLIDRVRRLTPKPVIPNRYEIFCMVTSYIILTLSGVFNILQSASRPLLTLTAIALILVPLPLILVIELYRRGRYHDLMDSSYFLQDGSMRQLRLLITRLPVVPEFPLFRDRYTPIPWQKRWNWLNYYDLSLNNLLKLGFNDWRVRDQELPAIISFLVWYQWGIGIFYITLLIWTLSRTIPGLNLLIYLK from the coding sequence GTGGGTGCGTTGTTGAAAGGCTGCTGGTTACTAATCATTGTTTTTCTGTTTTTCTGTTTACATTCTCTCCCTAGTTTGGCAGTAGTGGATAGGGTTCCTTTAACAGTAACTTTATTGCAGGAACGTTTAAGCGCACCCGTCCTTAAAGAAGGGATGACTACCATTAATTTAGCCAATTTAGTTATCGATATCCGCGATGAAAATAAAGAACTACAAGAACAATTTTATCAACAGATTCAAGGTCAAATTAATCGCGCTAAACAACCCCTAGGTTTAGATTTTAGTAATTCCTTAATTCAAGGCAATTTTATCGCTTCCCGTCTGGGTTTACCGACTCCTTTAACAAAAGTGGCTCTCGCTACCTTATTATCACCCACGGAAGAACAGTTATTACAACAGGACGAAAATTTTTTATTCGATAGCGATGAACCGGTTTTTAATGTCACAGTATTTCGCGGACCGGTGAAGTTGCAGGGAACCGTATTTATGGGAGAAGTGGACTTTTCTAAGACTTTTTTTCTGCAAATTGTCGAAGTAATGGAAGCAAAATTTAGTCGTGAAAGTAATTGGGTAGAATCGCGTTTTGCTAGGGTAGCGAAATTTACCAAAGCCACTTTTATGGGAGATGTAAATTTTAGTCAAAGTCAATTTTTAAATAAAGCTATCTTTCGCACGGCCCATTTTAAAAGTATTACTAACTTCCATCGCAGTCATTTTACTGCCGAAGCTTATTTTGATCAAACTAAATACGATAAACCCGCAGATTTTACCCGTACTTTCTGGGAAAAGGAAGCCAATTTTTCCCAAAGTCAATGGCGAGATCGTCCGCTATTTTCTAAGAGTAGATTTTTAAGTTTATTAACCTTTAGAAATGCCACTTTTGAAAAATCAGGCGCTTTCCGGTCTAGTTATTTTAATGGTGTCGTTAGTTTTCAAGATGTGAAACTTTTAGATCAGGTAGATTTTAGTAATTCCACTTTTACTAAAAATAGTTATTTGAGTGTATCAGGATTAGCTTTTGATTCCGATAAAGCGAAAATACTGGGAGATAGAGGAGTAATTGGTCAAGCAATTTATTTACCAACTTTAACAGGAAATGAGACAGTTTTAAGAAATTTAGTTCGTAATTTTCGCTCCCTAGAACAAATTGCCGATGCCAATCAAATTGAATACAAAACCGAAAAATTGCGATTTCAACAGTTAAAACAAAAACTGAATAATATCTCAGTTATTCGCCTAATTAACCTCACTTGGGTAGCTGATTTTCTGCATACTTCTTTCCTTGCTTTACTATTACTTTTAAGTCAAGATGGTACAAATTTTAGTTTAGTTTTCGGTACAGGAATCATAATTTTTGCCTATTTTGGCTGTTTATTTTGGTTAATTGATCGCGTGCGTCGTCTCACTCCTAAACCGGTAATTCCTAATCGTTATGAAATCTTTTGTATGGTAACTAGCTATATTATTCTCACCCTTTCAGGTGTGTTTAATATCCTGCAATCTGCCAGTCGTCCCCTACTAACTTTAACAGCTATTGCCCTAATTCTTGTCCCCTTACCCTTAATTTTAGTTATCGAACTTTATCGTCGGGGACGCTATCACGATTTAATGGATAGTTCCTATTTTTTGCAAGATGGTAGTATGCGACAATTACGCTTATTAATAACCCGTTTACCCGTGGTTCCCGAATTTCCCCTCTTTCGCGATCGTTATACTCCTATTCCTTGGCAAAAGCGTTGGAATTGGTTAAATTATTACGATTTAAGTCTCAATAATTTGCTAAAATTAGGCTTTAATGATTGGCGAGTTCGCGATCAAGAATTACCCGCTATCATTTCTTTTTTAGTTTGGTATCAATGGGGTATCGGCATCTTTTATATCACTCTCCTTATCTGGACTCTCTCGCGCACGATTCCGGGGTTAAATCTCTTGATTTATTTAAAATAA
- a CDS encoding PIN domain-containing protein, whose product MIARFAPTVDFFTTDRCYADARRYLPILFEKRDLGSEDAMAVLEGLTGWVRIVDNSLYASYEGEARKRIAARDVDDWPVVALALLLECPIWTEDADFFGTGVATWTSNLVHLYFGE is encoded by the coding sequence ATGATCGCTCGGTTCGCTCCCACGGTAGATTTTTTCACGACCGATCGCTGTTACGCCGACGCAAGGCGATATTTACCGATTCTTTTCGAGAAACGCGACCTAGGGAGCGAGGACGCGATGGCAGTCTTGGAAGGTTTGACCGGTTGGGTGCGGATCGTGGATAACAGCCTGTACGCTTCTTACGAGGGGGAGGCTAGAAAACGCATCGCCGCGCGGGATGTGGACGATTGGCCAGTCGTGGCGCTGGCTTTATTGCTGGAATGCCCGATCTGGACGGAAGACGCGGATTTTTTCGGCACGGGGGTGGCAACCTGGACGAGCAATCTGGTTCACCTGTATTTCGGTGAGTGA
- a CDS encoding WD40/YVTN/BNR-like repeat-containing protein — MINRQSLLRFAHKFNLILLIIATVFCLWSNAAFAHRPHDVISQLEVSPDFQTDNTVYILVRNNFYKSRDGGSNWTRLIQGLDYTGELSSLSLSPLNKNILYLASRSDGIYKSEDAGESWQKVNQGLETKFINFLEIAPSDPNIVAAVGLEKGVYLTEDGGKNWSNIFPTTALITSLAITPNNPDRIFFGDEQGKLYSSSDGGKTWQNLPLPANVGAVDTIAFSPNLDSDKTFFVGTKEAGIFKTVDDGKTFQVVNEGIKDKIIEDIVISPQYAQNSTLYAITWYEGMYVSQDGGKSWTKMSEGLTKDKQADDYKVPHFMDLKIVQDTMFLGGFNGLFKTTDSGKQWQEIETLARGTVIAMAVSPNYAEDGTVVMANYVGNIFISRDKGETWTPINRGLEVYRLGKDPEESGQDPRRFFDIAFSPNYGEDRTIFAGFLRNKFAKSDNSGDFWKIIEIDEGVRGPRIVPSPDFAKDKTLFLTNQQGRIFRSTDGGNTVKNISEVGRISGNYAPAMVASPDFAKDKTLFVTGKEGIYQSVDGGLTWKNVSQGTPLSKTPNVQLAMSPNYPSDGTIFAGTISGLFVTKDGAKSWTKLEKPGFNPQASVETIAISPDYANDRTVIVSLQGNGLFKSTDGGETFKSIGDPKIPLVKIHSIPSSGISVQFSPNYAQDKTLFGFGGAKTTVFRSTDGGETWTSVTIPPHAEENTPRYKIGEFFSGPLGTILRVVIPILLAIAAYFLVGFLKLEKVINLPKSFFRMAGAFMVFLFVFFAIISQV; from the coding sequence ATGATTAATCGCCAAAGTTTGCTGAGATTCGCCCACAAGTTTAATCTCATTTTATTGATAATCGCTACAGTTTTTTGTCTTTGGAGTAATGCTGCTTTTGCCCATCGTCCCCATGATGTAATTAGTCAATTGGAAGTTTCTCCCGATTTCCAGACAGATAATACAGTATATATCTTGGTGCGAAATAACTTTTATAAGTCTAGGGATGGAGGCAGCAACTGGACAAGATTAATTCAAGGTTTAGATTATACGGGGGAATTAAGTTCCCTCTCCCTATCTCCCCTCAATAAAAATATTCTCTATTTAGCTTCAAGATCCGATGGTATTTATAAAAGTGAAGATGCGGGGGAATCTTGGCAGAAAGTTAATCAGGGTTTAGAAACTAAATTTATTAACTTCCTAGAAATTGCCCCTTCCGATCCCAATATAGTAGCGGCAGTGGGATTAGAAAAAGGGGTTTATTTAACCGAAGATGGCGGTAAAAATTGGTCAAATATTTTCCCCACCACGGCACTGATAACCTCTCTAGCTATTACTCCCAACAATCCCGATCGAATTTTTTTCGGGGATGAACAGGGTAAATTATACAGTTCCTCCGATGGGGGGAAAACTTGGCAGAATCTCCCCTTACCTGCTAATGTGGGGGCAGTGGATACAATTGCTTTTTCTCCTAATCTAGACAGCGACAAAACCTTTTTTGTCGGCACAAAAGAAGCGGGTATTTTTAAAACCGTTGATGATGGTAAAACCTTCCAAGTTGTTAACGAAGGAATTAAGGATAAAATCATCGAAGACATCGTTATTTCTCCCCAGTATGCCCAAAATTCAACCCTTTATGCCATCACTTGGTATGAGGGAATGTATGTTTCGCAAGATGGGGGCAAAAGTTGGACAAAAATGAGCGAGGGTTTAACCAAAGACAAACAGGCTGATGATTATAAAGTTCCCCATTTTATGGATTTAAAAATAGTTCAAGATACGATGTTTTTAGGGGGATTTAATGGCTTATTTAAAACCACAGATAGCGGCAAACAATGGCAGGAAATAGAAACTTTAGCCCGGGGAACAGTTATCGCCATGGCGGTTTCTCCTAATTATGCCGAGGATGGCACTGTCGTCATGGCTAATTATGTAGGCAATATCTTCATCAGTCGGGATAAAGGGGAAACTTGGACACCAATTAATCGCGGTTTAGAGGTTTATCGACTTGGGAAAGATCCCGAAGAATCAGGACAAGATCCCCGGCGTTTCTTTGACATTGCCTTTTCTCCTAACTATGGAGAAGATAGAACTATTTTTGCGGGGTTTTTACGCAATAAATTTGCCAAATCCGATAACAGTGGTGATTTCTGGAAAATTATCGAAATCGATGAAGGAGTCCGCGGTCCGAGGATAGTTCCTTCCCCAGATTTTGCCAAGGATAAAACTCTTTTTCTCACCAATCAGCAGGGGAGAATATTTCGTTCTACTGATGGAGGAAATACGGTTAAAAATATCAGTGAAGTGGGCAGAATTTCCGGTAATTATGCCCCTGCCATGGTAGCTTCCCCTGATTTTGCTAAGGATAAAACTTTGTTTGTCACGGGAAAAGAGGGTATTTATCAAAGTGTTGATGGTGGACTAACTTGGAAAAATGTCAGCCAAGGAACACCTCTATCAAAAACCCCTAATGTGCAGTTGGCAATGTCTCCCAATTATCCCAGTGATGGAACTATTTTTGCTGGGACAATTTCTGGTTTGTTTGTCACCAAAGATGGGGCTAAAAGTTGGACAAAATTAGAGAAACCAGGGTTTAATCCGCAGGCATCAGTAGAAACCATTGCTATCTCTCCTGATTATGCTAATGATCGCACGGTAATAGTTAGTTTACAGGGAAATGGCTTGTTTAAATCTACCGATGGAGGAGAAACTTTTAAATCAATTGGTGATCCTAAAATACCCCTAGTGAAAATTCATAGTATCCCTTCCTCTGGTATCTCCGTCCAGTTTTCTCCTAATTACGCTCAAGATAAAACTTTATTCGGTTTTGGTGGCGCTAAAACTACAGTTTTTCGTTCCACCGATGGGGGAGAAACTTGGACAAGTGTAACTATTCCTCCTCACGCAGAAGAAAATACACCCCGCTATAAAATCGGTGAGTTTTTCTCTGGTCCCCTTGGCACAATCTTGCGCGTGGTTATCCCGATTCTCCTAGCAATCGCCGCTTATTTTCTGGTGGGTTTCTTGAAACTGGAGAAAGTTATTAATCTTCCTAAATCCTTCTTCCGCATGGCAGGGGCATTTATGGTTTTTCTGTTTGTTTTCTTCGCTATCATTAGCCAAGTTTAG